In one window of Polaromonas naphthalenivorans CJ2 DNA:
- a CDS encoding efflux RND transporter permease subunit, producing the protein MLAIVLAGLVGFRLLPLSALPQVDYPTIQVQTLYPGASPEVMAQTVTAPLERQFGQMAGLSRMSSTSTAGVSIVTLQFGLGLALDVAEQQVQAAINAGGSLLPADLPAPPVYAKVNPADAPVLTLAITSSTLALTEVQNIVNTRLALKISQVNGVGLVALSGGQRPAVRIQADTRALASYGLGLDALRTAISAANANGAKGSIDGPTRSYSINSNDQLLAASDYQNLIIAWRNGAAVRVSNVARVVEGAENTQLGAWASIACAPGASASPDEPGDCLGTPGRRLVPAIILNVQRQPGANVIATVDAIKARLPELQAGLPTSMRVDVLSDRTTGIRASVLHVEIELLLAVLMVVLVIFAFLHNLRATVIASLSVPISLIGTCGAMYLLGYSLNNLSLMALTIATGFVVDDAIVMIENISRYIEEGESPMFAALKGAKQIGFTIISLTVSLIAVLIPLLFMGDVVGRLFREFAITLAITILISAVVSLTLVPMMSAKLLKARPQRGTSPPVQAPVAELALPGRRRDGPLGGQRTTRSGERGGFLDNVIVRYDQSLTWVLRHQGATLVVALATLLLTVLLYVLIPKGLFPTQDTGQLQAQVETAQSVSYARMAELQQAAAREILQDPDVDALSSFIGVDAANNTMLHTGRMLINLKKERTGSQQQTMDRLRERASRVAGVTLYLQPTQDLTIDAETGPTQFRVSMEGASNGVVVEWANKLAERMALSASLRNVVSDAGAQGTAAFINVDRDTASRLGIAASVVDDALYSAFGQRIVSTIFTETNQYRVILEALPDALATPASLGNLPLKTGAGTTTPLSSIASITEQPAPLQITHVAQYPATTLGFDTAPGVSLGKAVDEVKQAAKDIAMPASVTLTFLGAAGAYQSSLSNQLWLILAAVVCVYIVLGVLYESYVHPMTILSTLPSAGVGALLALMLSGSDLGVIGIIGIILLIGIVKKNAIMMIDFAIDAERHQGKSPQEAIHQAALLRFRPILMTTLAALFAAVPLMLGFGEGAELRRPLGLAIFGGLIVSQVLTLFTTPVIYLAFDRLGRRVGRKERVDASVV; encoded by the coding sequence ATGCTGGCCATCGTGCTGGCGGGGCTGGTCGGCTTCAGGCTGCTGCCGCTGTCGGCCCTGCCGCAGGTCGATTACCCGACCATCCAGGTGCAGACGCTCTACCCCGGCGCCAGCCCCGAGGTCATGGCGCAGACCGTGACCGCGCCACTGGAGCGCCAGTTCGGCCAGATGGCCGGTTTGAGCCGCATGAGTTCGACCAGCACGGCGGGCGTGTCCATCGTCACGCTGCAGTTTGGCCTGGGGCTGGCGCTGGACGTGGCCGAGCAGCAGGTGCAGGCCGCCATCAACGCCGGCGGCTCGCTGCTGCCGGCTGATTTGCCCGCGCCGCCGGTGTATGCCAAGGTCAATCCGGCCGATGCACCCGTGCTCACGCTGGCCATCACCTCAAGCACGCTGGCGCTGACCGAAGTGCAGAACATCGTCAACACCCGGCTGGCGCTGAAGATCAGCCAGGTGAACGGCGTCGGGCTGGTCGCGCTCAGCGGCGGCCAGCGCCCGGCCGTGCGCATCCAGGCCGACACGCGGGCGCTGGCGTCCTATGGCCTCGGGCTCGATGCGCTGCGAACGGCCATCAGCGCCGCCAACGCCAACGGCGCCAAGGGCAGCATCGACGGCCCGACGCGCTCGTATTCGATCAATTCCAACGACCAGTTGCTGGCCGCCAGCGACTACCAGAACCTGATCATTGCCTGGCGCAACGGCGCGGCGGTTCGCGTTTCCAACGTGGCCCGGGTCGTGGAAGGCGCCGAGAACACCCAGCTCGGCGCCTGGGCCAGCATCGCCTGTGCGCCAGGCGCATCGGCATCACCCGATGAACCGGGTGACTGCCTCGGCACGCCCGGCCGGCGGCTGGTGCCGGCCATCATCCTGAACGTTCAGCGCCAGCCCGGCGCCAACGTGATTGCCACGGTGGACGCCATCAAGGCACGCCTGCCCGAGCTGCAGGCCGGCCTGCCGACCTCGATGCGCGTCGATGTGCTGAGCGACCGCACCACCGGCATCCGGGCTTCGGTGCTGCATGTCGAGATCGAGCTGCTGCTGGCCGTGCTGATGGTGGTGCTGGTGATTTTTGCGTTCTTGCACAACCTGCGCGCCACCGTGATCGCCAGCCTGTCGGTGCCGATTTCGCTCATCGGCACCTGCGGCGCGATGTATCTGCTCGGCTACAGCCTGAACAACCTGAGCCTGATGGCGCTGACGATTGCCACCGGCTTCGTGGTCGATGACGCCATCGTGATGATCGAGAACATCTCGCGCTACATCGAGGAAGGCGAGTCGCCGATGTTCGCCGCGCTCAAGGGCGCCAAGCAGATCGGCTTCACCATCATCTCGCTGACGGTGTCGCTGATTGCGGTGCTGATCCCGCTGCTGTTCATGGGTGACGTGGTGGGACGGCTGTTCCGCGAATTCGCCATCACGCTGGCCATCACCATCCTGATTTCAGCGGTGGTGTCGTTGACTTTAGTTCCAATGATGTCCGCCAAATTGCTGAAGGCGAGGCCCCAGCGCGGCACCTCCCCGCCTGTGCAAGCACCGGTCGCGGAACTGGCTTTGCCAGGCCGCAGACGGGACGGCCCCCTCGGGGGGCAGCGAACCACGCGAAGCGGGGAGCGTGGGGGCTTTTTGGACAACGTCATCGTCCGCTATGACCAGTCGCTGACCTGGGTGCTCAGGCACCAGGGCGCGACGCTGGTGGTGGCGCTGGCGACCTTGCTGCTGACCGTGCTGCTGTACGTGCTGATTCCCAAGGGGCTGTTTCCGACGCAGGACACCGGCCAGTTGCAGGCGCAGGTCGAAACCGCCCAGTCGGTGTCGTATGCCCGCATGGCCGAACTGCAGCAGGCGGCCGCGCGGGAAATTTTGCAGGACCCGGACGTGGACGCGCTGAGTTCCTTCATCGGCGTCGATGCGGCCAACAACACCATGCTGCACACCGGCCGCATGCTCATCAACCTGAAAAAGGAACGCACCGGCAGCCAGCAGCAAACCATGGACCGGCTGCGCGAGCGCGCCAGCCGGGTCGCCGGCGTGACGCTGTACCTGCAGCCGACGCAGGACTTGACGATTGACGCCGAAACCGGCCCGACGCAGTTTCGCGTGTCGATGGAGGGCGCCAGCAATGGCGTCGTGGTCGAATGGGCTAACAAGCTGGCCGAGCGCATGGCGCTGTCCGCCAGCCTGCGCAACGTGGTGTCGGACGCCGGCGCCCAGGGCACGGCGGCCTTCATCAACGTGGACCGCGACACGGCGTCGCGCCTGGGCATTGCCGCTTCGGTGGTTGACGATGCGCTGTACAGCGCGTTTGGCCAGCGCATCGTCTCGACGATCTTCACCGAGACCAACCAGTACCGCGTGATCCTGGAAGCCCTGCCCGACGCGCTGGCCACGCCGGCCTCACTGGGCAACCTGCCGCTGAAAACCGGCGCCGGCACGACCACGCCGCTGTCGTCGATTGCCAGCATCACCGAGCAGCCCGCGCCGCTGCAGATCACCCATGTCGCCCAGTACCCGGCAACAACGCTGGGTTTTGACACCGCGCCCGGCGTGTCGCTGGGCAAGGCGGTCGATGAGGTCAAGCAGGCGGCCAAGGACATCGCCATGCCGGCCAGTGTGACGCTGACCTTTTTGGGCGCGGCCGGGGCTTACCAGTCGTCGCTTTCCAACCAACTGTGGCTCATTTTGGCGGCGGTGGTTTGCGTCTATATCGTGCTGGGCGTGCTGTATGAAAGCTACGTGCATCCGATGACGATTCTCTCGACGCTGCCGTCGGCGGGCGTGGGCGCCTTGCTGGCGCTGATGCTGAGCGGCTCGGATCTGGGCGTGATCGGCATCATCGGCATCATCCTCCTGATCGGCATCGTGAAAAAGAACGCCATCATGATGATCGACTTCGCGATTGACGCCGAGCGCCACCAGGGCAAGTCGCCGCAGGAGGCGATTCACCAGGCGGCGCTGCTGCGCTTCCGGCCGATTCTGATGACGACGCTGGCGGCGCTGTTTGCGGCCGTTCCCTTGATGCTGGGTTTTGGCGAAGGCGCGGAGTTGCGGCGGCCGCTGGGGCTGGCGATTTTTGGCGGCTTGATCGTTAGCCAGGTGTTGACGCTGTTCACGACGCCTGTCATTTACCTGGCGTTTGACCGGCTGGGGCGGCGTGTTGGGCGGAAGGAGCGGGTGGATGCTTCTGTTGTCTGA
- a CDS encoding efflux RND transporter permease subunit: MSLSSPFINRPIATVLLTIGLALAGIGAFFVLPVAPLPQVDFPTISVSASLPGASPSTMASSVATPLERRLGVIAGVNEMTSSSGAGSTRISLQFDLNRKIDAAAREVQAAINASRADLPATLRSNPTYRKANPASSPVIILALTSKTRSPGQIYDEVSNLVQQKIAQVSGVGDVELGGGSLPAVRVELLPFALNRYGVSMEDVRAALQAANANRPRGAIEGNGQRLQIYATGSTASGGLRAADYQGLIVAWRNGAAIRLSDVAEVSNGVENTNTLGLFNGQPAVIVLVTRQPDANVIATVDGVRALLPELQAQLPQDVELRVASDSTNSIRSSLHEIEVTLLISIALVVLVVSAFLRSARATFIPAVATVVSLLGTFGVMYLLGFSLNNLSLMALTVATGFVVDDAIVVLENTSRHIEAGMDRFKAALLGAREVGFTVLSISLSLVAVFIPLLFMGGQTGRLFREFAVTLSAAVMISLVISLTTTPMMCAWLLKPQSAAKPPGRISRAFENAFKRVLRGYEIALDWALASKLLVMLILLAVIGLNVYLYIAAPKGFFPQQDTGQINGGLRADRSISFQAMQGKLQQLVDIIRADPAVDTVVGFTGGSRAGGGFMFINLKPAAQRSDSGQAVIARLRPQLARVTGVSLFLNPVQDLRGGGRQSNSTYQYTLKSDNAADLKKWATRLAEQMKGASALLDVDTDQEENGVETMVTVDKESAARLGVSSRDVDNALYNAFGQRQVATIYGELNQYKVVMQVAPRYIGSPEALKDIHVPAKNTASAASIVNPALRDASSGQALSASGTTMVPLSAIARFSENSAAASISHEDSELSTTISYNLAAGSTLSDGQAAVRESEAAIGLPNNVRGSFSGTALSAQQSQGEQPLLILAALVVIYIVLGILYESLIHPLTVISTLPSAGVGALLALLLFKMDLSIIALIGIFLLIGIVKKNAILIIDFALDAERARGLSAVEAVREACLLRFRPILMTTLAAILGALPLAIGFGEGAELRRPLGITIIGGLIASQLLTLLTTPVVYVLLDKLRRRSASERHLSRHPHEPSDEPPAARPLQPQ; the protein is encoded by the coding sequence ATGAGCCTGTCCAGCCCCTTCATCAACCGCCCCATCGCCACCGTCCTGCTGACCATCGGCCTCGCATTGGCAGGCATAGGCGCCTTCTTCGTCCTGCCAGTCGCCCCCCTGCCCCAGGTCGATTTCCCAACCATCTCGGTCAGCGCTTCCCTGCCCGGCGCCAGCCCCAGCACCATGGCCAGCAGCGTCGCCACGCCGCTCGAACGCAGGCTAGGCGTCATCGCAGGCGTCAACGAAATGACCTCCAGCAGCGGCGCCGGCTCGACCCGCATCAGCCTGCAGTTCGACCTGAACCGCAAGATCGACGCCGCCGCCAGAGAAGTGCAGGCCGCCATCAACGCCTCGCGCGCCGACCTGCCCGCCACGCTGCGCAGCAACCCGACCTACCGCAAGGCGAATCCGGCCTCGTCGCCGGTCATCATCCTGGCGCTGACCTCCAAGACCCGCTCGCCGGGCCAGATCTACGACGAAGTCTCCAACCTGGTGCAGCAAAAAATCGCCCAGGTGTCCGGCGTCGGCGACGTGGAACTGGGCGGCGGCTCGCTGCCCGCCGTGCGCGTCGAGCTGCTGCCGTTCGCGCTGAACCGCTACGGCGTCAGCATGGAAGACGTGCGCGCCGCGCTGCAGGCCGCCAACGCCAACCGGCCGCGCGGCGCGATTGAAGGCAACGGCCAGCGCCTGCAGATCTATGCCACCGGCAGCACGGCTTCGGGCGGACTGCGCGCGGCCGATTACCAGGGGCTGATCGTCGCCTGGCGCAACGGCGCAGCGATCCGCCTGAGCGACGTGGCCGAAGTCAGCAACGGCGTGGAAAACACCAACACGCTGGGCCTGTTCAACGGCCAGCCGGCGGTCATCGTGCTGGTCACGCGCCAGCCCGACGCCAACGTGATCGCCACCGTCGATGGCGTGCGCGCCCTGCTGCCCGAGCTGCAGGCGCAGCTGCCGCAGGATGTGGAGCTGCGGGTGGCGTCGGACTCGACCAACTCGATCCGCTCGTCGCTACACGAGATCGAGGTCACGCTCCTGATCTCGATTGCGCTGGTGGTGCTGGTGGTCAGCGCCTTTTTGCGCAGCGCGCGCGCCACCTTCATTCCCGCCGTGGCGACCGTGGTGTCGCTGCTGGGCACCTTTGGCGTGATGTACCTGCTGGGCTTCAGCCTGAACAACCTGAGCCTGATGGCGCTCACGGTGGCCACCGGCTTTGTCGTCGATGACGCCATCGTGGTGCTGGAGAACACCAGCCGCCATATCGAAGCCGGCATGGACCGCTTCAAGGCCGCACTGCTGGGCGCGCGCGAAGTCGGTTTTACGGTGCTCTCGATCAGCCTGTCGCTGGTGGCGGTGTTCATTCCGCTGCTGTTCATGGGCGGGCAGACCGGCCGGCTGTTCCGCGAATTCGCCGTCACGCTGTCGGCGGCGGTGATGATCTCGCTGGTGATCTCGCTCACCACCACGCCGATGATGTGCGCCTGGCTGCTCAAGCCGCAGTCAGCCGCCAAGCCGCCCGGACGCATTTCGCGGGCCTTTGAAAACGCCTTCAAGCGGGTGTTGCGCGGTTACGAAATTGCGCTCGACTGGGCGCTGGCCAGCAAACTGCTGGTCATGCTGATCCTGCTTGCCGTGATCGGGCTGAATGTCTATCTCTACATCGCCGCACCCAAGGGCTTTTTTCCGCAGCAAGACACCGGCCAGATCAACGGCGGCCTGCGCGCCGACCGCAGCATTTCCTTCCAGGCGATGCAGGGCAAGCTCCAGCAGCTGGTCGATATCATCCGCGCCGACCCAGCGGTCGATACCGTGGTCGGCTTTACCGGCGGCTCGCGCGCGGGCGGCGGCTTCATGTTCATCAACCTCAAGCCGGCCGCGCAGCGCAGCGACTCGGGCCAGGCGGTGATTGCGCGGCTGCGTCCGCAACTGGCGCGCGTGACCGGCGTGAGCCTGTTCCTGAACCCGGTGCAGGACCTGCGCGGCGGCGGCCGCCAGAGCAATTCCACCTACCAGTACACGCTGAAAAGCGACAACGCCGCCGACCTGAAAAAATGGGCGACACGGCTGGCCGAGCAGATGAAGGGCGCCAGCGCGCTGCTTGATGTGGACACCGACCAGGAAGAAAACGGCGTCGAGACCATGGTGACGGTGGACAAGGAAAGCGCGGCGCGGCTGGGCGTGAGTTCGCGCGATGTCGATAACGCGCTCTACAACGCCTTCGGCCAGCGCCAGGTCGCCACGATCTACGGCGAGCTGAACCAGTACAAGGTCGTCATGCAGGTGGCGCCGCGCTACATCGGCAGCCCCGAGGCGCTGAAGGACATCCATGTGCCGGCGAAAAATACGGCCAGCGCCGCCAGCATCGTGAATCCGGCGCTGCGCGACGCGTCGTCCGGCCAGGCGCTGAGCGCCTCGGGCACGACCATGGTGCCGCTGTCGGCGATTGCCCGCTTCAGCGAAAATTCCGCCGCCGCGTCGATCAGCCATGAAGACAGCGAACTCTCGACCACCATTTCCTACAACCTGGCCGCCGGCAGCACGCTCAGCGATGGGCAGGCCGCCGTCAGGGAATCCGAAGCGGCCATCGGCCTGCCCAACAACGTGCGCGGCAGTTTTTCCGGCACGGCGCTGAGCGCGCAGCAGTCGCAGGGCGAGCAGCCGCTCTTGATACTGGCGGCGCTGGTGGTGATCTACATCGTGCTGGGCATCCTGTACGAAAGCCTGATCCACCCGCTGACGGTCATATCCACCCTGCCGTCGGCCGGCGTGGGTGCGCTGCTGGCGCTGCTGCTGTTCAAGATGGACTTGTCCATCATCGCGCTGATCGGCATTTTCCTGCTGATCGGCATCGTCAAGAAAAACGCCATCCTGATCATCGACTTTGCGCTGGACGCCGAACGCGCGCGCGGCCTGTCGGCCGTCGAAGCGGTGCGCGAAGCCTGCCTGCTGCGCTTCCGGCCCATCCTGATGACCACGCTGGCCGCCATTCTGGGCGCGCTGCCGCTGGCCATCGGCTTTGGCGAAGGGGCAGAGCTGCGCCGGCCGCTGGGCATCACCATCATCGGCGGGCTGATCGCCAGCCAGCTGCTGACGCTCCTGACCACGCCCGTCGTCTATGTGCTGCTCGACAAGCTGCGCCGCCGCAGCGCCTCCGAGCGCCACCTGAGCCGCCATCCCCACGAGCCGTCCGACGAGCCGCCCGCAGCGCGTCCGCTGCAACCGCAATAA
- a CDS encoding efflux transporter outer membrane subunit: protein MHLKKNFYPARTPVLCAFTLALLLAGCAVGPDYQRPATLEVSAFKEAEGWVAAAPADALERGPWWLLFGDPVLDGLAARVEVSNQNVAAAVAAYAQARAVMREQRASLFPTVTLDGGANRSHSSSSSSSASSGGRTGNSYQLSIGASWEPDVWGRLGRAVESSSASAQASAADLASARLSAQGELAINYLTLRQTDAQKALLETTLAGYQRTLEITQNRYSAGIAAKTDVLQAQTQLANAQADDAGLFRQRAQLEHAIAVLVGEAPGNFSLPPAAWKPVVPEVPVGVPSTLLQRRPDIASAERGVAVANEQIGIARAAYYPSLPLGASYGFGASRVAELFSASSSVWSLGLSAAQTLFNAGATRARVEGSEAAHAQAVARYRQTVLTAFQGVEDQLAATRVLLAQQDLRRQASEAADQVEQQVLNRYRSGQVSYTEVITAQATALNARRALVQAMADRQTTAVALIQSLGGGWQAGM from the coding sequence ATGCATCTGAAGAAGAATTTTTATCCAGCCCGCACGCCGGTTCTTTGCGCCTTCACACTGGCGCTGCTGCTGGCCGGCTGCGCCGTCGGCCCCGACTACCAGCGTCCCGCGACGCTAGAGGTCAGCGCCTTCAAGGAAGCCGAGGGCTGGGTCGCCGCCGCCCCGGCCGATGCGCTGGAGCGCGGCCCGTGGTGGCTGCTCTTCGGCGACCCGGTGCTCGACGGGCTGGCCGCGCGCGTCGAAGTGTCGAACCAGAACGTCGCCGCCGCCGTGGCCGCCTATGCGCAGGCGCGCGCCGTGATGCGCGAGCAGCGCGCGTCGCTGTTTCCCACAGTCACGCTGGACGGAGGCGCCAACCGTTCACACAGCAGTTCGAGCAGTTCCAGCGCCAGCAGCGGCGGGCGCACCGGCAACAGCTACCAGCTCAGCATAGGCGCGAGCTGGGAGCCCGATGTCTGGGGCCGCCTGGGCCGCGCGGTCGAAAGCAGTTCGGCCAGCGCCCAGGCCAGCGCCGCCGACCTGGCCTCGGCCCGGCTGTCGGCCCAGGGCGAACTGGCCATCAACTACCTGACGCTGCGCCAGACCGATGCCCAGAAAGCGCTGCTTGAAACGACTCTGGCCGGCTACCAGCGCACGCTGGAGATCACGCAGAACCGCTACAGCGCCGGCATTGCCGCCAAAACCGATGTGCTGCAGGCGCAAACCCAGCTGGCCAATGCGCAGGCCGACGACGCCGGGCTTTTCCGCCAGCGCGCCCAACTGGAACACGCCATTGCCGTGCTGGTCGGCGAAGCGCCCGGCAATTTCTCGCTGCCGCCCGCCGCCTGGAAGCCCGTGGTGCCGGAGGTTCCGGTGGGTGTTCCGTCCACCCTGCTGCAGCGCCGCCCCGACATTGCCAGCGCCGAGCGCGGCGTGGCCGTGGCCAACGAACAGATCGGCATCGCTAGAGCCGCCTACTACCCGAGCCTGCCGCTGGGCGCCTCGTATGGATTCGGCGCCAGCCGCGTGGCCGAGCTGTTCAGCGCTTCGAGCAGCGTCTGGTCGCTCGGCCTGTCGGCGGCGCAAACGCTGTTCAACGCCGGCGCCACCCGCGCCCGCGTCGAAGGCAGCGAAGCGGCGCATGCGCAGGCGGTGGCGCGCTACCGGCAAACCGTGCTGACGGCGTTCCAGGGCGTTGAAGACCAGCTCGCCGCCACCCGCGTGCTGCTGGCCCAGCAAGACCTGCGCCGCCAGGCCTCCGAAGCCGCCGACCAGGTCGAGCAGCAGGTGCTCAACCGCTACCGCAGCGGCCAGGTCAGCTACACCGAAGTCATCACCGCCCAGGCCACCGCGCTGAACGCCCGCCGCGCGCTGGTGCAGGCCATGGCCGACCGCCAGACCACCGCCGTGGCCCTGATCCAGTCGCTGGGCGGCGGCTGGCAGGCCGGAATGTAA
- a CDS encoding DUF3149 domain-containing protein, which translates to MKLLTDLFSTDYGLMSIGGIAFMIGMGAFFLRLFLGKMKHDPTRPQQ; encoded by the coding sequence ATGAAACTGCTGACCGACCTGTTTTCCACCGACTATGGCCTCATGAGCATTGGCGGCATCGCCTTCATGATTGGCATGGGCGCGTTTTTCCTGCGCCTGTTTCTGGGCAAGATGAAGCACGACCCAACCCGTCCCCAGCAGTAA
- a CDS encoding septal ring lytic transglycosylase RlpA family protein, translated as MPKHSRFNRLASFLLGWAVVACAAGLPPAALAAGKAAAHHSASSRHAKSSAKVTLDLSGRKRVGKASVYSKRLAGRKMADGTRMKLHDDNAASKTLPLGTTAKVTNLETGQSAKVTIQDRGPHVKGRIVDLSPATARKIGIAKDSGVARVSVEPIAIPMPDGSVKHSAGANDAKRNKPASGKQGK; from the coding sequence ATGCCAAAGCATTCCCGCTTCAATCGCCTAGCCAGCTTTCTGCTGGGCTGGGCCGTGGTCGCCTGTGCTGCCGGGCTTCCACCCGCCGCGCTTGCCGCAGGAAAGGCTGCAGCGCATCACTCCGCGTCGTCACGGCACGCCAAGTCATCCGCGAAGGTGACGCTGGACTTGTCGGGCCGCAAGCGCGTTGGCAAGGCATCGGTTTATTCAAAGAGGCTGGCGGGCAGGAAGATGGCGGACGGCACCCGGATGAAGCTGCACGACGACAACGCCGCGAGCAAGACGCTGCCGCTCGGCACCACCGCGAAGGTGACCAATCTGGAAACCGGCCAGAGCGCGAAGGTCACCATCCAGGACCGGGGGCCGCATGTGAAGGGCCGGATCGTGGACCTGTCTCCCGCCACGGCGCGCAAGATCGGAATCGCGAAAGACAGCGGCGTGGCCAGGGTCAGCGTTGAGCCCATCGCGATTCCGATGCCTGATGGCAGCGTCAAGCATAGCGCTGGCGCAAACGATGCGAAAAGGAACAAACCCGCTTCTGGCAAGCAGGGCAAATAG
- a CDS encoding GNAT family N-acetyltransferase → MNGPLKRTAQAWWAGHQRGAADIDRPLCIVLPETNEFVGACGFLTTPQQHEWEAWLLLRSKFWGKAFGPEVTSALIAVAFSSLGAQRIVGIVDPMNHASLAMIKKLGFTFIREYAGTTRWQHGHHVYSVEPHTHNPADNWICAKSRAGQLPPR, encoded by the coding sequence ATGAACGGGCCATTGAAACGGACGGCTCAGGCGTGGTGGGCTGGACACCAACGGGGGGCGGCTGACATAGACCGACCACTTTGCATTGTTCTTCCCGAAACAAACGAATTCGTCGGCGCCTGCGGCTTCTTAACTACGCCACAGCAACATGAGTGGGAAGCTTGGCTCCTGCTTCGCTCCAAGTTCTGGGGCAAGGCTTTTGGACCCGAGGTTACGTCGGCGCTAATTGCAGTCGCTTTTTCATCATTGGGTGCGCAACGTATCGTCGGGATAGTGGACCCAATGAATCATGCAAGTCTCGCCATGATCAAGAAGCTTGGTTTTACTTTCATTCGTGAATACGCGGGTACCACGCGCTGGCAACATGGCCACCATGTCTACAGCGTCGAACCCCATACGCATAACCCGGCGGACAACTGGATCTGCGCGAAAAGCCGCGCAGGTCAGTTACCTCCACGTTAG
- the gloA2 gene encoding SMU1112c/YaeR family gloxylase I-like metalloprotein encodes MLKRIHHAAIICSDYEASKRFYTECLGLRILAENYRQERNSYKLDLALPDGTQVELFSFPGAPERPSYPEARGLRHLAFEVDDVDECKKKLESMGIAVEAIRLDDYTNKRFVFFADPDGLPLELYEQRVQNAGC; translated from the coding sequence ATGCTGAAGCGCATTCATCACGCAGCCATCATCTGCTCGGACTATGAAGCCTCGAAGCGCTTCTACACCGAATGCCTTGGCCTGCGAATACTGGCGGAAAACTATCGCCAAGAGCGCAACTCCTACAAGCTGGACCTCGCACTTCCGGACGGAACCCAAGTGGAACTTTTCTCCTTTCCTGGGGCTCCTGAACGTCCGTCCTACCCGGAAGCGCGGGGCCTGCGTCATCTTGCGTTTGAGGTTGACGACGTAGACGAGTGCAAGAAGAAGCTGGAATCAATGGGCATCGCCGTCGAAGCGATCCGCCTGGACGACTATACGAACAAGCGCTTTGTCTTCTTCGCTGATCCCGATGGACTCCCTCTGGAACTCTACGAGCAGAGGGTCCAGAATGCCGGCTGCTGA
- a CDS encoding PfkB family carbohydrate kinase translates to MENPETTLKIATAGEALIDLIGRPDGLFDPCLGGSVFNFTRAMARQQIGTLYLNPLSGDRFGRRLAQALAADGVQLARPEPVPQPTSLAVVALSEAGHPDYAFYRQGVADRAVSAEGLMRSCDAAPTLEMVCSGCLALAPEDAQIYLPWLAACRQAGKTVVVDANLRPSVMPDMAAYRRHVLAALQLADVIKASDEDLGHLGIAGSTPLEQAKNLLAGTNAHLMALTLGGEGACLLTRGGQVWRAREAAPVKVVDTVGAGDCFLAGLLTAVLLEKDLVLAQLADAPARRIVSHALASATLCVMQRGCVPPSRDEVLARMRDFPCQLTAETSV, encoded by the coding sequence ATGGAAAACCCTGAGACAACCCTAAAAATTGCAACCGCCGGCGAAGCCCTGATTGACCTGATCGGACGGCCTGACGGCCTGTTTGACCCGTGCCTGGGCGGTTCGGTGTTCAACTTCACCCGCGCCATGGCGCGCCAGCAAATCGGCACGCTCTACCTCAATCCCTTGTCTGGCGACCGATTCGGCCGCCGGCTGGCGCAGGCGCTGGCGGCCGACGGCGTGCAACTGGCCCGCCCGGAGCCGGTGCCCCAGCCCACCTCGCTGGCCGTGGTGGCCCTGAGCGAGGCTGGCCACCCCGACTATGCGTTTTACCGCCAGGGCGTGGCGGACCGGGCGGTATCGGCCGAAGGCCTGATGCGTTCATGCGACGCGGCGCCCACGCTGGAGATGGTCTGCAGCGGCTGCCTGGCGCTGGCCCCCGAAGATGCGCAAATTTACCTGCCCTGGCTCGCCGCCTGCCGTCAGGCCGGAAAAACCGTGGTGGTCGATGCCAACCTGCGCCCCTCGGTCATGCCCGACATGGCCGCCTACCGCCGCCATGTGCTGGCCGCCTTGCAGCTGGCCGACGTGATCAAGGCCAGCGACGAAGACCTGGGCCACCTGGGCATCGCCGGCAGTACCCCGCTGGAGCAGGCGAAAAACCTGCTGGCCGGCACCAATGCCCACCTGATGGCCCTGACGCTGGGCGGCGAGGGTGCGTGCCTGCTGACGCGCGGCGGCCAGGTCTGGCGTGCCCGCGAAGCCGCGCCGGTGAAGGTGGTCGATACCGTGGGCGCGGGCGACTGCTTTTTGGCGGGGCTGCTCACGGCCGTGCTGCTGGAGAAAGACCTGGTGCTGGCGCAACTGGCCGATGCGCCGGCCCGCCGCATCGTGTCGCACGCCCTGGCCAGCGCCACGCTGTGCGTGATGCAGCGCGGCTGCGTGCCGCCCAGCCGGGACGAAGTGCTGGCCCGGATGCGCGATTTTCCGTGCCAGCTTACTGCTGAAACAAGCGTCTGA